Proteins encoded in a region of the Streptomyces sp. NBC_00310 genome:
- a CDS encoding FAD binding domain-containing protein, which yields MHPFSFTKASDTREALNAGRRGGRYIAGGTTLVDLMRETVERPETLVDITGLPLSEITVTEREGLRIGALVTMSEAAANRKVRTTYPVISEALELSASAQLRNMATIGGNIMQRTRCTYFRDVTAACNKREPGSGCAALHGVNRTHAILGTSDACVAAHPSDVAVAFAALEARVHLLGPDGTRQVPFADFLLRPGSTPQREQALRQGELITAVEISALPRPLRSGYLKVRDRQSYEFALTSAAVALHVRGGVIREAKVAAGGVGTVPWKLPAVEQHLVGERPSESLWAAAAERAAEGALPLQHNRFKVELLKRTVERQLRVVGGTK from the coding sequence ATGCATCCTTTCTCCTTCACCAAGGCCTCCGACACCCGTGAGGCCCTCAACGCCGGTCGTCGCGGCGGGCGTTACATCGCCGGGGGCACCACCCTGGTCGACCTGATGCGTGAGACCGTCGAACGCCCCGAGACCCTGGTCGACATCACCGGCCTGCCGCTGAGCGAGATCACCGTCACCGAGCGTGAGGGCTTGCGCATCGGTGCCCTGGTGACCATGTCCGAGGCGGCCGCGAACCGGAAGGTGCGCACCACGTACCCGGTCATCTCCGAGGCGCTGGAGCTGAGCGCGTCGGCGCAGCTGCGGAACATGGCCACCATCGGCGGCAACATCATGCAGCGCACCCGCTGCACGTACTTCCGGGATGTGACGGCCGCTTGCAACAAGCGTGAGCCCGGCTCGGGTTGTGCCGCGCTGCACGGCGTCAACCGTACGCACGCCATCCTCGGGACCTCTGACGCCTGCGTGGCCGCGCACCCGTCCGATGTCGCCGTCGCCTTCGCCGCCCTGGAGGCACGGGTGCACCTGCTGGGCCCGGACGGGACACGCCAAGTCCCCTTCGCCGACTTCCTGTTGCGGCCCGGCAGCACCCCACAGCGCGAACAGGCCCTGCGCCAGGGTGAGTTGATTACCGCAGTGGAGATCTCCGCTCTTCCGCGCCCGCTCAGGTCCGGCTATCTGAAGGTGCGGGACCGGCAGTCCTACGAGTTCGCCCTGACGTCGGCAGCTGTCGCACTGCACGTGCGTGGCGGTGTGATCCGGGAGGCGAAGGTGGCCGCCGGGGGAGTGGGCACGGTGCCCTGGAAGCTGCCCGCCGTCGAGCAGCACCTCGTCGGCGAACGGCCCTCGGAGTCGTTGTGGGCGGCAGCCGCTGAGCGAGCTGCCGAAGGAGCCCTCCCGCTGCAGCACAACCGTTTCAAGGTCGAGTTGCTGAAGCGGACTGTCGAGCGTCAGCTGCGCGTCGTCGGAGGTACC